From Lycium ferocissimum isolate CSIRO_LF1 unplaced genomic scaffold, AGI_CSIRO_Lferr_CH_V1 ctg7602, whole genome shotgun sequence, a single genomic window includes:
- the LOC132045671 gene encoding UPF0481 protein At3g47200-like: MKSAKWVSTPLPGHLKLNKEMCPTTTEEKERMAKIPYSSAVRSLMYAMGKSIGKSEVDTRVSKRNLDECLCFGGSNPILKGYTDSDIAGDLDNRKSTTGYLFTFSKGAISWPSLIETKDQRETAKLKSSNNFAESTYLVSHYAKTCNLIEEGGKMDHVIETNQILNEIVTDLYNSSIKSCTIFKVTVGLSASNPNAYKPQLVSIGPYHNNNPQLRSMENYKLRYLQRFLRRKAGIDVERCIRELENLKDAALQCYDDIEDLYSDHNSGKFLKILLLDGSFVVEFIRERSGMVPNGENIIIDVGCIYHQVLRDMLLLENQLPFFVLTKLYDMTMDQIPFTRLMKQTFNSSLLKMLPSSFIETEGHDVRNIKHLLQLVHMSCQPSEKKASQTTNPSMEMEYCRKRLCWNPFQRIRLKAMSKYKDHQPWDANMPNATDLHEAGVRFSEAGKIYRRLEEGDLGDNTSLFDIKFGNGMITIPYFEVCDITETILRNLIAYEQLSFDVHPRYFSDFSVFMDYLIDSDKDVSLLRRKGIIKNEIGEDKEVASLFNKIGKGVTVYSDFYYKEECRKLVQHCEKTWNKMKASLIHNYFNSPWAGASTVGAVILLILTAIQTFLAFTGAENITIRNLTFPICIQSAEDFQEHGKYLIQPTEFFSKLS; encoded by the exons ATGAAGAGTGCTAAGTGGGTTAGCACACCTCTTCCTGGTCATCTGAAATTGAACAAAGAGATGTGTCCTACAACAACggaggaaaaagagagaatggCCAAGATTCCTTATTCCTCTGCCGTCAGAAGTTTGATGTATGCAATG GGAAAGAGCATTGGGAAGTCAGAAGTGGATACTCGAGTATCTAAGAGGAACCTCGATGAATGCTTGTGTTTTGGAGGATCAAATCCAATCTTGAAGGGCTATACAGATTCTGATATAGCAGGTGACCTTGATAACAGAAAATCCACTACTggatatttgtttactttttcaaaGGGAGCTATATCATG GCCCTCTCTCATAGAAACAAAAGACCAAAGAGAAACAGCCAAACTAAAGAG TAGTAACAACTTTGCTGAATCTACATATTTGGTTTCACATTATGCTAAGACATGTAACTTG ATAGAAGAAGGCGGGAAAATGGATCATGTAATCGAGACAAATCAAATCCTTAATGAAATAGTTACAGATTTGTACAATTCATCTATCAAATCATGTACCATATTCAAAGTAACAGTGGGGCTGAGTGCATCAAATCCAAATGCTTATAAGCCACAACTGGTATCCATTGGTCCTTATCATAACAATAATCCACAACTTCGCTCGATGGAGAATTATAAACTACGTTACCTACAAAGGTTTCTTAGAAGGAAAGCGGGGATTGATGTGGAGAGATGCATTAGGGAATTAGAAAACCTCAAGGATGCCGCGTTGCAGTGTTATGATGATATAGAGGACCTTTATAGTGATCACAACTCTggtaaatttttgaaaatattattactTGATGGTTCTTTTGTGGTTGAGTTTATTCGAGAGCGTTCTGGAATGGTGCCAAATGGAGAAAACATAATTATCGATGTTGGTTGTATATATCATCAAGTGCTTCGAGACATGTTGCTACTAGAAAATCAACTTCCTTTCTTTGTCCTCACAAAACTTTATGACATGACTATGGATCAAATACCGTTCACAAGATTGATGAAGCAGACCTTTAATTCTTCATTATTGAAGATGCTTCCTTCGTCCTTTATCGAGACTGAAGGTCATGATGTTAGAAACATCAAACATTTACTTCAACTAGTACACATGTCATGTCAACCTTCAGAGAAGAAAGCTAGCCAAACCACGAATCCTAGTATGGAAATGGAATATTGCAGGAAAAGGTTATGCTGGAATCCTTTTCAAAGGATTAGGTTGAAAGCGATGTCAAAATATAAGGACCACCAACCATGGGACGCCAACATGCCAAATGCAACAGATCTCCACGAAGCTGGAGTTAGATTTTCAGAAGCTGGAAAGATTTATAGAAGATTGGAGGAAGGCGACCTTGGAGATAATACAAGTTTATTTGACATTAAATTTGGAAATGGTATGATCACCATTCCTTATTTTGAAGTTTGTGACATTACGGAGACCATCCTGAGAAATCTTATAGCATATGAGCAGCTATCATTTGATGTACATCCAAGATATTTCAGTGATTTTTCTGTTTTCATGGATTATCTTATCGACTCGGACAAAGATGTGAGTTTGCTTCGTAGAAAAGGAATCATCAAGAATGAGATAGGAGAGGATAAAGAAGTGGCTAGCCTCTTTAACAAAATTGGAAAAGGGGTCACCGTTTATTCTGATTTCTATTATAAAGAAGAGTGCagaaaattagttcaacattgTGAAAAAACATGGAACAAAATGAAGGCAAGTTTGATACACAATTATTTTAATAGTCCTTGGGCAGGAGCTTCAACTGTGGGAGCCGTCATACTCCTAATACTCACCGCGATACAGACTTTTCTAGCTTTCACAGGTGCTG AGAATATAACTATTAGGAATCTGACATTTCCTATATGCATTCAATCTGCTGAAGATTTTCAAGAGCATGGTAAATACTTGATTCAACCTACAGAATTCTTCTCAAAGCTCTCATAA